In Nostoc piscinale CENA21, the genomic stretch TTCTGGCTTTGGCAGCTAACATATTTGGTGCTAAATTTGCCATGCTGGCGAGGCGTTTAGCTGTATATTCTGCCGAAAATAGTTCTTGATGGGGGACTTTATCAATAACAGGAATAGGAGCTAAATAATCATGATTAAATTTATAATCTTCTCGATTTTTTACTAGCTCATCTTTACGGATGTTTGGGTTAGGGTCTACCTGGGGTAAGTATGGTTTCATGATAGTTTTTAAGGAGAAAAAAGAGAAAAGGGAGACGAGGATGACAAGGGTGAAAAGGGAGATAAGGTAGAGAGATGTTTATTATGTTTTGCTGGGCTTTGCCCAGCTAATGAATATAGGACTTACGCAAGAAGTCTCTCAAACTTTTATAACTTTGTGTCCTTTGCGCCCTTTGCGGTTCGTTTTTTCATAATTTTGCGTAAGTCTTGGAATAATTACGAATTATTATTTAGACTTGGAGAGGTCAGGAAACTAAACCAGATGTGGGAGTTTCTTGTTGGACAACATTAATGATTTCTTGAGTTACTTTGTTGTTGCGCCAGTAGCTACCATGTGCGTCGCCACCAGAAAGCAAGGGTAAAAGTGTTTGTGCAAGAGGGATTTCTAACCATCCGGCGTTGTGGGTGGGGATATCTTGAATATCTAAGTATTTGGTATTGCCATCCACTAAATCGATCATCAGTTTTTGAAGTGGGTAAGCAATTGGATCACCAGGATGAAGATAATTGCGCCAAGGTAGTTTTTTACCTCTGCGTAATTCTTGTAAACACTCTAAAAATTTTTGCAGGTTGGGTGTAATATCGTGGCTACTGGGTGAATCGGTACTGTCTTTACCGGGGTTGATATTGGTCAAGCTAAAGATGGCTACAGGTGAACCGAGGGTATGAATACTCGCAATGGGAATACCTTGACGACGATCGCTATTTTTTCCAGCTACACCAAAAATGCTATCGCGGATAGCCATCACATCATCTTTACCTGGTGCTTTATCTTCATCCCAACGGCTAGCAAACAAGATATCAAACAAAATCACTGTTCCCCAACTGTGGCTGACTATGTGTAGACGATCATCTGTTTGGGCTTGATGTAACCCATTGGCGATCGCTTGAGTTTTCATTCGGTTGACAACTTTTGCACCGACATGACGGCTAATATAAAGTGCAGCATCACCAGCAAAGGGAATAATTTGCTTTTCTCGAAATTCTTTAAACCACACATCTTTCCAATAAGGTGAGACTCGAAGTTGTCCTAGAAGTTTATTTTCTAGTTCTTCATTCACATCACCCCAGTAAAGAGCGATTTTTTTGAGATTCCGTTGGCGATCGCTTGCACTTTTTCTCAGACGTTCAAACAGTTCATCGGCGTATTTATCGTTGCGAATACTTACACCATGAATAAACAACACATAGTCTGTAGCCATTACAATACCCCTTTTCTGCAAGTTTGATTGAAACGACGATGCTGTTCATGTCTACAAAGTTTTTAAGTATTCAATCAGTGCTTTTTTATCGTCACTGGGCAAATCAGTGCCATAAGTATGTCCCTGATTGGAATTAGCAGCAACGGTCGTATCATATTTAAAACCTACACGTTTAGCTTCTTCTCCTTCGGAAATAAAGCCAACTCTTTGCGAATCGTAAACATCGTATCCCCGATAAAAGGTTTTGGGACGATTCTCTGGTTTTGCTAACAAATCTTGCAGAGATGGAACGGAACCGTTATGCAAATATGGCGCTCTAATCCACAGTCCATCCAAAGATACAGCCACATAGCCATCAGTTTTTCGTAATTGGCTGAAGTCCCAAGGGTAGCCATCACCAAAGTGATTGTAGGTGTCGGCTGCTTGCTGCGTCCACATATCTAAACGATGGCGGTCTGTTCCCACTTCTTCTACAGGAATTACTGTACCTGTTCTTTCACCACCAAAGGCGTGACAAGATGCACAGTTGTTAGCAAAAATTTGACTCCCTTGCGTCGCCAATTTCTCATCCACCGGGAAAGGATATTTAGGTGGCGAGAGTTGGGTAATATAGTCTTCTACTCGTTGCAAATCAGCCACAGGTAAAGAATCTTTGGTTGCACCATCACCAATTGCGCCTGTTTGCACAGTTTCTTTGAGTGAAGTTTCTAAACCATCCCAATGTAAAGCAAATCCCTTGTGTAGTTTCTGATTCCAAATTGGCATCATATCGGAGTTACCGATAGTGTCATCTTTGGGCAGTTTTAAGGTGTTAAATTTCACCGGGTTAAATGGATCAATTCGACCAGGCCCCCAGTCGGGACGAGAATCCATCCAAGCAAAATCGGTGCTTTGTTGTAGCAAGGCTTTTTTAGTTTGGGGAATAATCAAAAACCGATAAAGTAAGTTTTCTATCCAAGAAAACTCATGATTATATTTGATTTCGTCCAAAATATAGTCGGCGGTAAATCTGGGGTCGCTGGCGGCTGCACCCAAAAAGCGCACATAAGCTTGGGAATTGAATTTGTTAGAAGGCCCAGCCGGAAAAATATGAGGTTTTTCTAGGGGACTGGTTCTATAGGTAGCAGTATGACAAACCGCACAAGTAATCCCCACACGAGGAAAACCAATGGTTTTTTTCGTAAAACCAACAGGGGTTTCTTTGCCTTCTTCCCAAGTAATCCCTAAAGAAGTGTAACCGCCTGGCCCTGGTAATTTATCAGGAAAGATGCGGGGTAAAACTAACCAAATCCAATAAGGTATCCCTTGGGCTGGTTCTGTACCAATGGAACCATATTTAAAATGTTCTTCTGGTGATTCGTAGGTAAGCGGCACATCCCGAAATAAATGATACCAAGCTATGTAGCCTACGCCCCCGACTAACAACACAAAAACTAAAGCAATGCTGGCGAGAATCCTGCCTAATTTCTCTTTAAATATTTTCATAAAATTACATTGCTCCTTGGTAGAAATTAGGAGAATTGTTTGGCTGGTTCTTTGGCGATCGCCTCAGCATTTTCACTCCGCGTAGCTAGAGTTAAGAAAATTGCTTCTACTACACCAAAAAATAAGTCTACAAAGGCAATCGATAAAAAGCCTTTATCTTGCCCAAAAAACAACACGGCACAAATAAAGAATGTCGAACCAAAAGCTCTAGATGGAAATATTGATATCCAAGCAGTTGCCCGATAGCGATTAGGATCAATTGCACCTGGAATGTAAAAGGCACTAATAATAAATAACAGCATTCCCGCCGTTCTTACCCAGATAATGGGGTCTGGTTGGTGCATCTTTAAAAACCACAACATCAACTCTGGAAAGAAGCATGAGGGAATCACAAACAACATATTGACAATAATTCCCAACCAAGTTACACGGCTAAACCACTTTGCGTATATATTCATGATTAGTTCCTAATTTATAGTTGCTTCATGTACTCAACCAACGCATCTTTATCTGTTGGTGAGAGTTCAGTTCCATATACATGGCCGCTGTTGCTGTTTCCAGGTTTGGTCGTATCAAATTTAAAATATTGCTTGCCGTTTTCCTCAGCAACAGTTGACACAAACCCAACTTTTTCGCGGTCAATTACGTCGTAACCCCGATAAAATTCTTTGGGTCGATTCTCTGGTTTTTCTAGCAAATCTCGCAAAGTGGGGACTGAACCATTATGTAAATAAGGGCCGCGTAACCAAATACCATCTAGAGGTGAATTAGCATAGCCATTAGTTTTGCGGAAATTGTTAAACCGCCAAGGATAGCCTGCATACAAAGTATTTTGGTTAGATAAAGTTTCGTAGGTAAAGGAATTTAGGCGATGGGGATCTGTACCAATTTCTTGTATGGGTACCACTTTACCTACATATTTTCCGTCAAAGGCATGGCAACTAGCGCAATTATTGGCAAACAGCTTTTCTCCGGTAGCAGCTAAATTTTGATTAACTGGATAGGGATATTCGGGTGCTGGTAATTCCAATAACCAATCTGCTACTCGTTGAATTCTATTTAAATCAATTGTGGTGGGCGTAACGCCTGCACCTAAAGCGGCACTTTTGTTACGTTCATCAACAGAACTATTATTTCCATCCCAGTGTAATTCCATGCCTTTGCGTAGTTCTTGATTCCAAATGGAAGGGAAATCGGATGTGCCGATTAATTCATCCTTACGCAATTTATCCATTGGGAAATGAAATTGAATCGCTTTATAAGGATTGAATGTATCGACTCTACCCGGCCCCCACTTTGGTTGATCATCAATAAATTTCAGGCGACTTCTTTGATTAATTAGTGCGTCGCGGGTTTGGGGAATGGCAATAAACTGATAAACTAGCTTTTCGATTGGGTTCAAACCGCCACTAATTTTTTCAATTTCTGGCAGCATTCGGTTGGCAGTAAAGCGCGAATCGATCGCTATATCTGATAAAAATTTAATGTATCCCTGCAAGTTGACGACATTAGCAGGCATAGCTGTGATAATTTGGCGATCGCTATTTGGTGTATCACGCAGTGTCCCGGTATGGCACACCGCACAATTCAAGCCAACACGGTTAATAAACACCCGCCTTTGCGAAAACCCAATGGGTAAATCTTTTCCCTGTTCTTGAATAAATCCCAAGGAAGTGTAACCTTTATCGGGCAATTTATCAGGAAATAATTCTGGCAGAACTTTCCATATCCAGTAAGGAACTCCATTGACCGCCTCACTACCAATGGAACCATACTTAAAATGTTCTTGGATATCAGCATAATCAACTGGGGAGTTAGATATGGCAGGCCAAATTAAAAATACAACTACTGCAACCACTCCCAAAATTGCAGCCACAATCCACTTAAAAACCGCTTTCGTTCCCTTAACAACGGTGGGAACTAGTGTAGGGCTTGTTTGAGTCATGACGATATTACTCTCTGGTTAATAGTCAAGAGTCAATGGTCAAATTTAAAAGGCAACAGGTAACAGGGAAAAGAAGGAGCATCCAAAAAAAAGATACAAGTTCCTTAATTTATGAATGGATAAAAATCAAACATTTGCAACGAGATGGCGAAGCCACTCAGTTTCAATACATCCTGTTGCCTGTTGCCCGTTCCCTGTTACCTTTTAAAAATTAAATATGTAATGCTGGAACCTCTGCGTCATGTTTTGCCGACTCATCACTATGAAAGACTGACATAACTTCTGTCATCATCGCTTCATAATCATTATCAAAGCGACTGAGTTCATAACAACCCAAGGGATTTTCAATGACATTGAGTAGACATTTATTGCAATAAGTACATGGTCTATCGGGTAAGTCTTTGCCTTGTTGCAATTGTTTTGGTAAATCGTTATTGGCAATCAATTGTCGAGCGATTGTTACACCATCACAATAGCCTTCTTCAATGGCTTTACGAATAAATGAACCTTGTTGAAAACCACCAGTACACAAAACCGGAATATTAACGGCTTGTTTAATTGCTTGGGATGAAAGTAAGTTTCTGCCTTGGTTTTCTGCTAATAGTTTTCTCATTTCATCATCGGCAACATAATCACCAGTAAATGCTGGCGGTGGGAGTTGTTTCTTCACCCGATTCCACAAGAATTTGAAAATTGGCCGTAGCAGTTTGTAACGGAATAAGATGTAGTTGCGAATTGTTTGATTCCCACTGGAAAGCATTGTGTCATAAGTTTTAGTGATGATATCAAAGTTAAAATCACCAATGGGGTTAAGTGGGTGAGGGAATAAACTACCGACTGATACGTGAACAGCATCAGCGCCGGCTGCTTCTGCCCATTTACAAATTTGTACAGATTCTTCTAAAGTATTTCCAGGTTTTTCACAAGGAATTACAGCATCGTTGTAATCAATGGCACTAATTTTAAATTGTAAATGGAAATCATTGCCAACTTCTTGCCGAATTGCTCGAATTACATCTAGTAAAAACCGCGCCCGATTTTCGAGTGAACCACCATATTCGTCGGTGCGATCGTTAATTCCTGAACTGAGAAATTGGTTAAATAAATAACCATTAGCACTGTGTAATTCTACACCATCTAAACCAGCTAAACGCGCCCTTCTTGCTCCATCAGCAAACATTTGGATGGTTTCTTTAATTTCTTTCAAGGTCATTGCTTGGCAACGTAAACCGTGAAATGATTCAGTATTACTGGTAGAACTTAATCCTTTTAAACCATCGTTTTCTACACCACCAATGTCTTGCTGTCTTCCTGAATGACTGAGTTGTAGAATTAATTTACAGTCGTATTCATGGACTTTTTCACCTACTTTGTGCCAAAAAGGAATTCTGTCATCGCAGTGAATTGTGGCATAGTTAGGCATAATCCGGCCGCGAATTGCTACAGGTACAAATGAAGTAATAATCGCGCCAACTCCACCACGGGCAAATTTTTCTTCCCAGTTAATCCTGGCTTGAGTACCTGAACCATCGTAGTTATCCCATCTACCGGATATACTGGAGCGAAAAATCCGGTTTTTGACTGTGAGATTCCGAAATTGCAATGGCTTAAAGATAATATCGTTTTCCATACTCTCCCCCCCTGTCTGCAATAGAATCAAGTATCAAAATTATTAAGTAATCAAAAACTACCCAGATAACTACCATTGATAGATACTCTGGGGCTTTGTTTGAAATACTTACAAGTTCAAGATTGAGTTTTTCGGATGTGAGGACAAAGATTAAGTTTTTGTTACTTAGTTTTCTACCCAAATATTCAACTAAAGGCTTACCAGTTAAAGGTTAAGCAATTAAATCAGAATTTTTTATGATTGAGTAAAACTAGCATCCTCAACAAAACAAATCTTAAGAAATCCTGTTTTTGATGCTAAGGTTAACGCAACATTAATACACGCTCCCAAACATAATTTGTTACAAAATTAACCTATTCTAAAATCTCGCTTACACGATAACAAATGATATTTATGATGCCAGGATAAATTTACATTTTTTAAATAAATCAGTTGACAAAATAGCGGTTTTTTTAGTGACGTTTGGCTAATTTGTGTAGTAACTTCATATATGACCGTGCCTAAAATTAAGGTGCAATATTCTTGATTTGCCATTTGCCAAAAATATCTGAAGGATAAATCAGGAAATTGGCGAATTAATGGTGAAGCTTTGCTATTAAGATGCACCTGATTAGGCTTAGGTGTTACTCATAGAGAGTTATATGAATAAAATACGCCTACTGTGGAAGGGCTGTTTGGTGGTTGGCGCTGCGATCGCAATGATCATTTGCGGTTGGTACGGTACCCCAACAGCTTTAGCTGGTGAGTATGGTGAAACACCTGCTCCTATCTCTAAAGAGTATAATGATGCGGGTTATGCTGATAACTGCGATGGTATCGGATATCTCCCGCCATATACTAAAGAAAATCTCACCGAAGCTGAAAAAAGAGGTCGTTGTACTTGGTATTTATGGACTGGTGGTAATGGTGAATACTATCGGGACATTGCCAAGCGTACTCATGGCAATGTTGACTTACTCCAGCTAATTGACTCGAAGTACCATGACGAGCGTTTGAAACTATTTGGTGCAATCAACGACCCTGGATGTGAAAAAGCAACAGAACCAGATGAATATGGGTTGTTGTTGGATAAGTGTAAAGACCCTCTGTCTACTGGTGTGATTGGGTTACGCAAGTTCCCCAACCCCAAGTTTGAACCAGCAAAATGGGATGCTAAAAAATACGTCAAGGATGTATCAATTGAGCCTCCATATCTAATTGGACAGTCTTGCGCTATTTGTCACGTTGCTTTAGACCCACTGAACCCGCCCAAAGATAAAGAACACCCCCAATGGGAAAACCTCGTTCCAGCTTTGGGTAATCAATACATTAAGGAAGCTGCATTATTTTCGCTCAAACTCAGGGATGATAGTTTCATCAAACAAGTCTTGATGGCACAACGTCCCGGCACATCTGACACCTCAAGAATTGCTACAGATCATATTAATAATCCCAATGCGATTAATGCCATTTTTAATTTAGGCGATCGCCCCACATATCCCGAAGTGATGAACGATGGTTCCACTAAAAATGTTAATCACATTCTCAAAGATGGTGCAGACTCCACAGGTGTAGCTACTGCTTCTTTACGTGTGTACGTCAACATTGGGATGTGTGGTGACTATTGGTTAACCCTACACGAAGCCATGTTAGGCCGAACTCCCCAACGTCCTTTTGATATTGAAACCGCCAGAAAAAATTGCGAAGGTTGGAGACAAACAGAAGCACGGATGGCTGATGCAGAAGCATTCCTCAAAACTATCAAACCGATGCACCTCAAAGATGCACCCGGTGGTGACGCTTTCTTAACCAAAGATGAAAAGGTTATCGAACGCGGCAAGATAGTTTTTGCTGATACCTGTGCATCGTGTCACTCTAGTAAAAAGCCACCTGCTGAAATTGCGGCTGACCCCGAACAAGCTAAGAAATGGTACGAAGAATCAGTACTCAGTAGCAATTTCCTCGACCACAACTTTTTATCGGATGACCAACGCTACCCAGTCACACTGCTTGGTACTAACATTTCTCGTTCTTTAGGAACCAACGCGACTAAAGGCCATATTTGGGATCAGTTCTCTTCTAAAACTTATAAAGAACTACCTTCTCCTGGTCAATTAACGCTGTCTAATCCCTTCGACGAAGCCAAACCAATTAATTTCCAAATACCAGCAGGCGGCTTAGGATATTACCGCACACCTTCACTCATTAGTGTTTGGGCAACTGCACCATTTCTCCATAACAACACTTTAGGTTTATATAACGAAGATCCTTCTGTGAAAGGTCGGTTAGAAGCCTATAACGATGGGATGGAAAAACTGCTGTGGCCAGAAAAACGGGAAAACATTATCAGCAGAACTGACCGCAAAAGTAAATTAGATTTGCCCCCAGGAGATCCCAATCCGAGATTGCGTTTACCTGTACCTAAAGGTATGCCTGTAAACTTGTTGGCAAACGTCAATATGAGAGAGGCAATTACTTCTCTCAATCTGGGTAACTTATTCCAAGACTTAAGACCAGAAGGTGGCATCAAAGGTAAACTCGCCCGTGTATTATTGAGAGCGAATAAATCTCCTGACTTTATTGAAGACAGAGGTCATACTTTTGGTTCCGATTTGTCTGATGAAGACAAAAAAGCACTCATCGAGTTTGTGAAAACTTTCTAAACAACTCGTCAGAATGCTTGGTCTTTAAATAATCGTTCCTAAGTAGTACTTAGGAACGATAAATATTTGGAATAAGAGTCAAAAATGAATGATTCTTATATAAATAAATGACCAACAATAAATAACTAATATGGAGGAAATAAATGCAGTATTTACCAATTATTTATGTGCGTGGCTATGCAGGTACAGATAAAGATGTTGACCAAACGGTAAATGATCCATTTTACGGATTTAATAGTGGTTCAACTCATATTCGTGTGGGAGAAAAAGGTACTCCAGAAAAGTTCTTTTTTGAAAGTCCTTTGTTGCGTTTGATGACTGACCACGGCTATCGTCCCGTGTTTGATAATAAGCAGTTGAGCAGTAATATCAAAACAATTTGGATTTATCGATTTTATGATATGACTTCACCGAGTTTTGGTGAGGAGAAAACTGTCAGACTAGAAATGGAGGAAATTGCTGAAGGTTTACGAGATTTAATTAATGTTGTAAAAAAAGAAAGTGGCGCAAACAAAGTTTATTTAATTGCTCATTCAATGGGTGGTCTGGTTTGTCGGAGTTTAATTCAGAAAATTTATCCGGATCATGGTGAAAAAGCTGAAGACCATATTGATAAATTATTTACTTATGGTACACCACATGGCGGAATTTATTTTCAAGTCGGAAGCGGGTTAATTGAAGGTATCAGAGATACTTTAAAATGGAATAATTCTGATGATTTTGGCCTGCAAAGAATGTACGAATATTTCACTCCAAAAGTGAAATTAATGCCAGAATTACCCCAAAATTTTGATACTCAAAGTCTAGATAATGCTTTTTCACCAGACAGGGTTTTTTGTATTATTGGTACAAATGCGCGTGATTATGAAAATGCTGCTGGCTTTTCACAAAAGGCTGTAGGGCCGCAGAGTGATGGTTTAGTTCAAATAGAAAAAGCTTATGTTAGAGGGGCGCATCGCGCTTATATTCATCGGACTCATGGCGGCCGCTATGGAATGGTGAATTCAGAAGAAGCTTATCAAAATCTACAAAGATTTTTATTTGGTGATATCAAGGTAAAGCTGTCTCTAAGTAATGTAGAATTGAGCGATCGCCAAAATACTTTTTATCAAATGGAAGTCCGGGTGGCTTTACGTGGTCTTCCTACTCCCATACATGAACAAGCCATTGACCGTTATTGTCCAATCACAGTGGAATTAATGCGGGATAAGCCTTTACCATTGTTTACGGCTTTCTTAATTCCCCGTTATGCAGTTCATAGTGATAATACTTGTAGATATGCAATTCGTTTGGCTTTGCATTCTTTTACAAAAAAAAGAAAGAGACTGGTTGTTTGATAGCCACATTGACCAGTTACCTTTATGGTCTGATTATTTAATTGTGGATGTTACAGCAAAAGATAATATATACAAAGCGAAATATTGTTGGAATTCTGAAAGTTTAGAACCAAATATTGACTTAAGTTTAGGTACTGATATTCTCTTACCGCAACGCGGCCGAGATGTTGTTGGTGTAAAATCAGCTATCAAGTTGGAAATTTCGCAATGGCAATAATTTTATTCCTGAAGTACCAAGACTGTCTTTAAGAAT encodes the following:
- a CDS encoding c-type cytochrome codes for the protein MKIFKEKLGRILASIALVFVLLVGGVGYIAWYHLFRDVPLTYESPEEHFKYGSIGTEPAQGIPYWIWLVLPRIFPDKLPGPGGYTSLGITWEEGKETPVGFTKKTIGFPRVGITCAVCHTATYRTSPLEKPHIFPAGPSNKFNSQAYVRFLGAAASDPRFTADYILDEIKYNHEFSWIENLLYRFLIIPQTKKALLQQSTDFAWMDSRPDWGPGRIDPFNPVKFNTLKLPKDDTIGNSDMMPIWNQKLHKGFALHWDGLETSLKETVQTGAIGDGATKDSLPVADLQRVEDYITQLSPPKYPFPVDEKLATQGSQIFANNCASCHAFGGERTGTVIPVEEVGTDRHRLDMWTQQAADTYNHFGDGYPWDFSQLRKTDGYVAVSLDGLWIRAPYLHNGSVPSLQDLLAKPENRPKTFYRGYDVYDSQRVGFISEGEEAKRVGFKYDTTVAANSNQGHTYGTDLPSDDKKALIEYLKTL
- a CDS encoding c-type cytochrome translates to MTQTSPTLVPTVVKGTKAVFKWIVAAILGVVAVVVFLIWPAISNSPVDYADIQEHFKYGSIGSEAVNGVPYWIWKVLPELFPDKLPDKGYTSLGFIQEQGKDLPIGFSQRRVFINRVGLNCAVCHTGTLRDTPNSDRQIITAMPANVVNLQGYIKFLSDIAIDSRFTANRMLPEIEKISGGLNPIEKLVYQFIAIPQTRDALINQRSRLKFIDDQPKWGPGRVDTFNPYKAIQFHFPMDKLRKDELIGTSDFPSIWNQELRKGMELHWDGNNSSVDERNKSAALGAGVTPTTIDLNRIQRVADWLLELPAPEYPYPVNQNLAATGEKLFANNCASCHAFDGKYVGKVVPIQEIGTDPHRLNSFTYETLSNQNTLYAGYPWRFNNFRKTNGYANSPLDGIWLRGPYLHNGSVPTLRDLLEKPENRPKEFYRGYDVIDREKVGFVSTVAEENGKQYFKFDTTKPGNSNSGHVYGTELSPTDKDALVEYMKQL
- a CDS encoding NADH:flavin oxidoreductase, with translation MENDIIFKPLQFRNLTVKNRIFRSSISGRWDNYDGSGTQARINWEEKFARGGVGAIITSFVPVAIRGRIMPNYATIHCDDRIPFWHKVGEKVHEYDCKLILQLSHSGRQQDIGGVENDGLKGLSSTSNTESFHGLRCQAMTLKEIKETIQMFADGARRARLAGLDGVELHSANGYLFNQFLSSGINDRTDEYGGSLENRARFLLDVIRAIRQEVGNDFHLQFKISAIDYNDAVIPCEKPGNTLEESVQICKWAEAAGADAVHVSVGSLFPHPLNPIGDFNFDIITKTYDTMLSSGNQTIRNYILFRYKLLRPIFKFLWNRVKKQLPPPAFTGDYVADDEMRKLLAENQGRNLLSSQAIKQAVNIPVLCTGGFQQGSFIRKAIEEGYCDGVTIARQLIANNDLPKQLQQGKDLPDRPCTYCNKCLLNVIENPLGCYELSRFDNDYEAMMTEVMSVFHSDESAKHDAEVPALHI
- a CDS encoding lipase/acyltransferase domain-containing protein: MQYLPIIYVRGYAGTDKDVDQTVNDPFYGFNSGSTHIRVGEKGTPEKFFFESPLLRLMTDHGYRPVFDNKQLSSNIKTIWIYRFYDMTSPSFGEEKTVRLEMEEIAEGLRDLINVVKKESGANKVYLIAHSMGGLVCRSLIQKIYPDHGEKAEDHIDKLFTYGTPHGGIYFQVGSGLIEGIRDTLKWNNSDDFGLQRMYEYFTPKVKLMPELPQNFDTQSLDNAFSPDRVFCIIGTNARDYENAAGFSQKAVGPQSDGLVQIEKAYVRGAHRAYIHRTHGGRYGMVNSEEAYQNLQRFLFGDIKVKLSLSNVELSDRQNTFYQMEVRVALRGLPTPIHEQAIDRYCPITVELMRDKPLPLFTAFLIPRYAVHSDNTCRYAIRLALHSFTKKRKRLVV